Proteins found in one bacterium genomic segment:
- a CDS encoding DUF350 domain-containing protein: MWAYLWEGLVNICSTVIYCILGFAMLGVGYKIFEFITPYDFDRQITEDKNVPLGIIAASVIIGVALIVIFVLAKYVARAW; encoded by the coding sequence ATGTGGGCCTACTTGTGGGAAGGGCTTGTCAATATCTGCTCAACTGTAATTTATTGCATTCTGGGCTTCGCCATGCTCGGTGTGGGTTACAAGATATTTGAGTTCATCACGCCCTACGACTTCGACAGACAGATTACCGAAGACAAGAACGTGCCGCTGGGGATCATAGCTGCCAGCGTCATCATTGGTGTTGCGCTGATAGTGATCTTTGTTCTTGCCAAATACGTTGCGCGGGCCTGGTAA
- a CDS encoding SoxR reducing system RseC family protein — MPGEIVNKGYVVELEGPMARVRTVRSEACAMCAAKGLCHPFGQKTTELLAKNTIGARPGQEVQLVMRPSSLLTASFLLYLVPLGFVIGSAVGGHFLAEATGWFSPEIGLLLCVALGLCASFFTVRFFARRLESSKRFEVRMVRLDAACGPDAACHHR; from the coding sequence ATGCCGGGAGAGATAGTCAACAAAGGATACGTCGTCGAGCTTGAGGGGCCAATGGCGAGGGTTAGAACAGTTCGGTCCGAGGCGTGCGCCATGTGTGCTGCAAAGGGACTATGCCACCCATTCGGGCAGAAGACGACCGAATTGCTCGCCAAGAACACGATCGGGGCGAGGCCGGGCCAGGAGGTTCAGCTTGTCATGAGACCATCGTCGCTCCTTACCGCCTCGTTCCTTCTGTATCTAGTGCCGCTTGGGTTTGTCATCGGCTCAGCGGTTGGCGGGCATTTCTTGGCCGAGGCGACCGGCTGGTTTTCGCCGGAGATAGGCTTGCTCTTGTGCGTTGCCTTGGGCCTTTGTGCATCTTTTTTCACGGTGAGGTTTTTTGCCCGGCGCCTCGAGAGCTCGAAGAGGTTTGAGGTACGCATGGTCCGGCTTGACGCCGCTTGCGGCCCTGACGCTGCCTGCCACCACCGTTGA
- a CDS encoding radical SAM protein — protein sequence MRIMFIIHDIVMEPLGVTYLSSVLKRAGHETRLAAITQGDLFDVVEAFRPEMLGYSLSTGYEQRFFDINLELKKRYKVLSVFGGAHPTFFPEMIEQPGVDAVCLGEGEFAIAEFVEALDDGKFPTDVANFWVKHDGTIHKNPVRPLVADLDSIPFPDREIFCHYAGKHQIKTMFMMASRGCPYDCSYCFNHAYRELYAGKGKAVRSRSVENVIQESLELKQRYKPEIILFQDDTFILSRDWVLEFSKQYKDRVGIPFHCHFRANLVTEEIAGALHEAGCISIKMAIECIDDHVRNDILRRNLSFEELDRACTIVKKSGIRLVTQNILGTPGSSLDTDLATLRFSMKHKPSYAYATLLQAYPKTWICDYAKKHGYLDQGELDYPASFFDRSMLNIPGKRKIERLRTLFAIVVEFRFLYPLVRVLVRLPVEHISTLIDKLWRGYCIRHRIFPYSITVREYLHTLKVFLKTRWY from the coding sequence ATGCGCATAATGTTCATCATCCATGACATCGTCATGGAGCCGCTAGGCGTTACTTACCTATCAAGCGTCCTGAAGCGCGCGGGACACGAGACGCGGCTCGCAGCAATCACGCAGGGCGACCTCTTCGACGTGGTCGAGGCATTCAGGCCCGAGATGCTTGGCTACAGCCTCTCCACCGGCTATGAGCAGCGGTTCTTCGACATCAACCTCGAGCTCAAGAAACGCTACAAGGTCCTGTCAGTCTTCGGGGGAGCACATCCCACTTTCTTCCCGGAGATGATCGAGCAGCCGGGCGTCGATGCGGTCTGCCTCGGCGAGGGCGAGTTCGCCATTGCTGAGTTTGTCGAGGCGCTCGATGATGGTAAGTTCCCGACAGACGTTGCGAACTTCTGGGTCAAACACGACGGGACGATCCATAAGAATCCCGTCCGCCCGCTTGTGGCAGACCTCGACAGCATCCCATTCCCCGACAGGGAGATATTCTGCCACTATGCAGGCAAACATCAGATCAAGACTATGTTCATGATGGCAAGTCGAGGCTGCCCCTACGATTGCAGCTACTGCTTCAACCACGCCTACCGAGAGCTCTATGCCGGCAAGGGCAAGGCCGTCAGGTCCCGCAGCGTGGAGAACGTCATTCAAGAGTCGCTCGAGCTCAAGCAGCGTTACAAGCCTGAGATAATCCTATTTCAGGACGACACGTTCATCCTCTCCCGGGACTGGGTACTGGAGTTCTCAAAACAATATAAGGACCGCGTCGGCATTCCGTTCCACTGCCATTTTAGGGCGAATCTGGTCACTGAAGAGATCGCTGGCGCCCTACACGAAGCCGGCTGCATCAGCATCAAGATGGCGATTGAGTGCATAGACGACCACGTTCGCAACGACATACTGAGGCGTAACCTCTCCTTTGAGGAGCTCGACAGAGCTTGCACAATAGTCAAGAAAAGCGGTATCAGGCTCGTCACACAGAATATACTCGGCACGCCGGGCAGCTCGCTGGACACCGACCTGGCCACACTGAGGTTCAGCATGAAGCACAAGCCGTCTTACGCCTATGCGACGCTCCTTCAGGCTTACCCCAAGACGTGGATATGCGATTACGCAAAAAAGCATGGGTACCTCGACCAAGGCGAGCTAGATTATCCCGCCTCATTTTTCGACCGCTCAATGCTGAACATCCCAGGCAAGCGCAAGATAGAGCGACTCAGGACGCTATTTGCGATTGTCGTTGAGTTCCGCTTCCTCTATCCGCTGGTGCGCGTTCTCGTCCGGCTCCCCGTTGAGCACATATCAACGCTTATCGACAAGCTATGGCGCGGCTACTGCATACGCCACCGCATATTCCCATACAGCATCACAGTCCGCGAATACCTGCACACGCTCAAGGTCTTCCTGAAGACCCGCTGGTATTGA
- a CDS encoding metallophosphoesterase: MITIVISIVVAIGAAIAAYAYWVEPFSPTVSRTRVEILKPDSRFSGFKVLHLSDFHLRENTNPKIIKAIARAAQQLSRESIDLICITGDMIETDTGLPLLEEIMRNLDRIGPKNGTLAILGNHDYNHYPLSNLFLERYIVNQKNDTTQLVAALNQFEARVLRNQKHVIERGDERLVIIGIDDFISGRHCIQSSFEGVLVSDTVLFLTHSPDVVSYILDRKVDLVLAGHTHGGQMCLPGVGSFVSRSRVFKRFSAGLFNAGDMFIFITKGIGIVRYAPFRFRCAPELAVLELCPRAQVERKDAA; this comes from the coding sequence ATGATAACTATTGTAATTAGCATTGTAGTAGCAATCGGGGCCGCGATCGCGGCATACGCTTATTGGGTGGAGCCGTTTTCACCGACGGTCTCACGAACGCGGGTTGAGATTCTCAAGCCCGACTCGCGATTTTCAGGCTTCAAGGTTTTGCATCTGTCCGATTTTCATTTGCGAGAAAACACTAACCCCAAGATCATTAAAGCAATAGCCCGGGCGGCCCAGCAGCTTAGTCGAGAGAGCATAGACCTGATCTGCATAACCGGGGACATGATCGAGACCGATACGGGTCTGCCGCTCCTTGAAGAGATCATGCGCAACCTCGATCGCATCGGCCCAAAGAACGGAACGCTCGCCATACTCGGCAACCATGACTATAACCACTACCCGCTAAGCAACCTGTTCCTTGAAAGATACATCGTGAATCAGAAGAACGATACGACTCAGCTCGTCGCCGCCCTGAATCAGTTCGAGGCCCGTGTTCTGCGCAACCAGAAGCACGTCATCGAGCGAGGAGACGAGAGGCTCGTCATCATCGGGATCGACGACTTTATCAGCGGGCGCCACTGCATTCAGTCGAGCTTCGAGGGCGTGCTTGTGAGCGACACGGTTCTTTTCTTGACGCACTCCCCGGATGTGGTCTCTTACATACTCGATAGAAAAGTCGATCTCGTTCTGGCGGGGCACACACATGGAGGCCAAATGTGTCTTCCGGGGGTCGGGTCCTTCGTCTCACGGTCTAGGGTCTTCAAAAGATTTTCGGCAGGGCTGTTCAACGCTGGCGACATGTTCATCTTCATAACAAAAGGCATCGGCATCGTTCGATATGCGCCGTTCAGGTTCAGATGTGCTCCTGAGCTGGCTGTCTTGGAGCTATGCCCAAGAGCACAAGTCGAACGGAAGGACGCTGCATAG